The nucleotide sequence TGCCACCCGACCGAAACTCCAACGAGGCCGCCACCGGCTGCAACTCGACGTCGTGCCCGGCCGCCTCGAGCGCTTCTTTCAGACGCGAGGCGAACAACAGGTCGTCGCAGCGGACCGCCACTCGCACTTCGCGTCTCACTGCATGCGCAGACGGGCGAACTCGCGCCTGACCGACTCGGGCCTCCCCCACATCGGCACGACCTCGACGCGGCCGGCGCGCACGTCCCGGACTTCGAGGCGCCCTTTGATGCCCTGTTCGTCGAGCAGGCGCAGGGTCGCCCGTACCGCCGGCACGGCGGCGGCGTGACCGAACTTGTTGGCTACGCGGATCCGAAAGTGGATCCCTTCGCTCGTGTCGGGGATCGCATTCACCTGGGTGAGCAGGGTCGCTGCCTCGACGAAGCGCTCCGGCTCGTCGAGGGCGAGATCCAGCTCCAAGTAACTCCAGTCCTCCGGCAGCGAGGAGACCAGCCTTTGGAACTCGTCGGCCAGCGCCATCGCGCGAAGGGTAGGCGAAAGCGGGCGTACGGCTCGCCCCGGCGTCCCTCAGCCGAAAAGGGTCCGAACGAGCAAGAAGAGGTTCAAAGCGCTAACGAGTGCGGCTACGACGGCCGCCGCCGTCGTCGTCACACGCCCGTTCACGAACTCCCCCATTACCTCGCGGCGCGCGGTGAACACCACCAGCGGGATCAGCGCGAACGGGATTCCGAAGGACAAAACGACCTGACTGATGACGAGCGCACGGGTTGGGTCGAAGCCCGCACCGACCACCGCGAGCGCAGGAGCCATCGTGATCAGGCGACGCAAGGTGAGCGGTATCGAGCGACGGATGAACCCCTGCATGACCACCTGGCCCGCGTAGGTACCCACGCTGGAGCTCGAGGCGCCTGAGGCGAGCAAGGCGACCGCGAACGCGAGCGCCGCACCACCGCCCAGCGCCGCCTCGAAGCCGGCGTGCGCTTGTTCGATCGTCTCGACCTCGGCACGCCCGTGGAACAGGGTTGCGGAGACGATCAACATCGAAGCGTTGACCAAACCGGCGAGCGACATCGCGATCACGACGTCGAGCCGCTCGAAGCGCAATAGCTCGCGGACCTCGTGGCCATCGCGAGGCGGTACCCGATCCTGTGTGAGCGCCGAGTGCAGGTAGATGACGTGCGGCATGACGGTGGCGCCAAGGATGCCGGTGGCCAGCAGAACGCTCTCGGTGTCGTCGAATCCGGGCACCAGGCCGCTCGTCACGGCACCCGGATCGGGGGCGCTCGCGAACATCTCGTAGAGGAAGCCAGCTAGCACAAGCCCGAGCAAGCTCGCGATCGCCAGCTCGAAACGGCGGTAGCCGCGCGTCTGGAGCGCGAGGATCGCGAAGGCAATAACCGCGGTCACCAGAGCTGCTGGAAACAGGGGCATGCCGAACAGCAGGTGCAAGGCGAGCGGTCCGCCGATGAACTCGGCGAGGTCTGTCGCCATCGCCACCAGCTCCGCCTGGATCCAGAGAAACACGACAAGGGGGCGCGGGAGGTTTTCGCGGCAAAGCTCGGGGAGGTTGCGACCGGTCGCGATCCCCACCTTGGCGGACAAGTACTGGACGAGCATCGCCATCAAGTTGGCGCCGACGATCACCCAGAGCAGGAGGAATCCGTACTGCGAGCCGGCAGCGATGTTGGTCGCGAAGTTGCCGGGATCGACGTAGGCAACCGCGGCGACGAAGGCGGGGCCAAGCAGCGCGACCGTCTGGCGAAGCCGCCCACGCGCGCGCAGCCGGGCAAGCGGACTCGGCTCGAGCAGGGTCGTCGCGCCGCCGACCTTGGCCTCTTCCTGTGCGTCGTGGGGGTGCCGCACGCCTATCACTCCCGCCTCCCGCTCCACAGGCGGAGTAGTTTAGACGAATCAAAATTTTTCTTTCGCCATCCGAAAGAT is from Thermoleophilum album and encodes:
- a CDS encoding Nramp family divalent metal transporter, whose protein sequence is MRHPHDAQEEAKVGGATTLLEPSPLARLRARGRLRQTVALLGPAFVAAVAYVDPGNFATNIAAGSQYGFLLLWVIVGANLMAMLVQYLSAKVGIATGRNLPELCRENLPRPLVVFLWIQAELVAMATDLAEFIGGPLALHLLFGMPLFPAALVTAVIAFAILALQTRGYRRFELAIASLLGLVLAGFLYEMFASAPDPGAVTSGLVPGFDDTESVLLATGILGATVMPHVIYLHSALTQDRVPPRDGHEVRELLRFERLDVVIAMSLAGLVNASMLIVSATLFHGRAEVETIEQAHAGFEAALGGGAALAFAVALLASGASSSSVGTYAGQVVMQGFIRRSIPLTLRRLITMAPALAVVGAGFDPTRALVISQVVLSFGIPFALIPLVVFTARREVMGEFVNGRVTTTAAAVVAALVSALNLFLLVRTLFG